The DNA region AACCGAATGATTATTAACCATAACGTATCTGCGATTAACTCGCACAGAGTATTAAAATTCAACAACGAAGCATTGAACAAAGATGTTGAAAAACTTTCTTCAGGAATGAGAATCAACAGAGCAGGCGATGATGCTTCCGGACTTGCAGTATCAGAAAAAATGAGAACCCAAGTTAGCGGACTCAGACGTGCAGAAATGAACGCTGAAGATGGTATCTCCCTTATTCAAACAACTGAGGGTTGGTTACAAGAAACTCAAGAAATCGTTCAAAGAATTAGAGTACTAGCTGTTCAAGCTGCCAACGGTATTTATACTGAAGAAGACAGACAGCAAATTCAAGTTGAGGTTTCTCAACTAGTTGATGAAATTGATAGAATTGCTTCCCAAGCTGAGTTTAACAAGATGAAACTTATGACTGGAGCTTTTTCAAGACTCAATCCATCTGCAAGTATGTGGTTCCATATTGGGGCTAACATGCACCAAAGAGAAAGAGTATATATCGAAACAATGACAACTGCAGCTTTAGGTTTAAGAAACCCAACTGTATTGACATTCATTTCTCTTTCAACACTTAGTAAAGCAAACTCTGTTATCGGTTTAGCTGACGACGCTCTTAGAATGATTTCTAAACAAAGAGCTGACCTCGGTGCTTACCAAAACAGATTAGAGCACGCGGCTAAAGGCTTAATGAATGGTTATGAAAACATTCAAGCTGCTGAATCTAGAAT from Leptospiraceae bacterium includes:
- a CDS encoding flagellin, with the translated sequence MIINHNVSAINSHRVLKFNNEALNKDVEKLSSGMRINRAGDDASGLAVSEKMRTQVSGLRRAEMNAEDGISLIQTTEGWLQETQEIVQRIRVLAVQAANGIYTEEDRQQIQVEVSQLVDEIDRIASQAEFNKMKLMTGAFSRLNPSASMWFHIGANMHQRERVYIETMTTAALGLRNPTVLTFISLSTLSKANSVIGLADDALRMISKQRADLGAYQNRLEHAAKGLMNGYENIQAAESRIRDTDMAEQMTSLTRFQILTQAGTAMLAQANQKPQNVLQLLR